The Granulicella sp. 5B5 nucleotide sequence TGTCCGCCCTGAGCATCCCGACCCCGCCCTGCCCAACGTTCTACTGATCGGCGACTCCATCACCCGCGGCTACTATCCGGATGTAGTGAAGGATCTTCAAGGCAAAGCCAACTGCTATCTCTACGCCACATCCGCCGCCGCCGGAGACCCCCGGTTACCCGGCCAACTGAACGATCTGTTTGCCCTATATAAAGTGCCGTTCTCCGTCATCCACTTCAACAACGGCATGCACGGCTGGGGATACACAGAAACCCAGTACGCTGGCGGACTGAAGACGATGCTCGCGGCCATTCGGCACCACGCACCTGCCGCCAGGCTGTTATGGGCAAGCACGACACCTGTGACGGAGGACTCCAAAGGCGTGGGAGCTACGAACCCGCGCATCGATCAACGGAATGCACTGGCACTTTCTCTGATGCAGCAAAACAAAATCACGGTCGACGACCAGCACGCGCTGATGTTGCAGCACCAGGGCCTGCATAACGGAACTGTCCACTACAAACCCGAAGGCTATGAGGTGCAGGCAGCGCAGGCAGCTGCAAGCATCACGGCCTTGCTGCCTGCACCGAAGCAATAGCTATTCACCAAAAAGCAAGGGACCCGGCTACAGCCGAGTCCCTCTTTTTCTATTGCGCCGTGAACCTTAGAACTGGCCCCACAGGAGCTGGTTGTAGACCTCGTGGTGGAACTGGATCTCGCACGGCTTGATCTGCGAGCCCAGCAGGCGCGGGCAACGGTCCGCCGAGCCCTGTTTCAGCTCCGCATAGCGCTCCTTCACATCGGCACCCAGCATCGTCGAGCACCACTCCGCCGCGCGGAAGTCCTCGAGCGCCGTGTAGATGTTGTCCGGCAGATAGCGCTCTGCCTGGCGCAGGTTCTTCGCCTTCGACAGGTTGCCGTCGAGGCCAGTCTTGAACACCGTGTACAGCACCAGGTACGGGTTCGCATCCGGGCCTACCGAACGCACCTCAACGCGCGCCGACTTCTCGTTGCCGATCGGGATGCGCACCATCGAGCCGCGGTCCGTCGCCGATGCCTTGATCTGGTTCGGTGCCTCAAAGTGCGGGTCGAGACGGCGGTACGAGTTCACGCTCGCATTGAACAGCAGACAGATGTCGTTGCCATGCGTCAGGATCTTGTCCACGAACGTCCAAGCCAGCTTCGAGATCTTCTCTTCGCCCTTGGGGTCCCAGAACAGATTCTTGCCGCCCTTGGTGATCGACACGTTGGTGTGCATGCCCGAGCCGTTCACGCCCGTCACAGGCTTAGGCAGGAAGCTCGCCGTCATGCCCATCTGCGTTGCCACCTGACGGCAGATCAGCTTGTACAACTGGATCTGGTCAGCAGCCGCAACCACATCGCCGTAGCTGTAGTTGATCTCGAACTGGCTTGGCGCGACCTCGGGATGGTCCTTCTCGTTCTCAAAGCCCATCGCGCGCTGCACTTCGGCCGTCATGTCGATGAACTCACGCAGCGGGTCGCCCGGCAGCGAATGGTAGTAGCCGCCCTGGTTGGTGTATTCAAACTTGCCGATCAGCGGGTAGTTGCGCTCCGCATCGAGGCCCTCGAATAGGAAGCCTTCGATTTCGTTGGCAGCGTTCAGCGTGTAGCCATTCTTCTTGTACTGTGCGTCCGCGTAATCCTTCAGCACACCGCGCAGGTCGCCTGAGTAGTGGTCGCCGTTCTTGTCGATCACCTCGCCGAAGATCAGCACCTTGCCCGCGCCGAAGATGTCCGCCGGCACCCAGTAGAACGCGCTCCAGTCGAGGCCCAGACGAAGGTCGCTCTCCTTCTGCGCCGTAAAGCCGCGGATCGAGCTGCCATCGAACGTCAGGTTGTCGTAGCTCTTCACCAGGAACTTCTTGTCGTAGTCCAGCATGTGCAGCCGGCCTTCGAGGTCCGAGAACAACACCGTCACAGCCTTGATGCCTGGCGTGTCGTTCAGGTACGCCAACCGCTCTTCGCGGATCACATCGATCGAAACGCGCTTCTTGCGCTGCTCTTTGGCCTTCAGGTTGAGCTCTTCCAGCTCCTCGTACGACAACTCAAGAAAATTGCGAAATTCGCTCGACATGGTGCTCCTTCATGAATGGGCAGGATCTCTGCCGCATGGGTGATATGTACCAGCTTGCTGCGAGTGCGCTTGGAACCCGGTTCGAACCGCAGGCGGTGATCGCCAGACAACCTTTTCGGGGTCACTATCAAAAGTAGCAGATGCTCACGTAAAAATTCCATATATCCAGCGGCGCTTCTGCATCTTCAGCGCCCACAGGGTGCTCAAATACACTTGGTATAGACGAAACGAATGTCCACTATGAAGAACACCACCACCCGCGTCGCCCTCATCCAGATGTCCTGCGAGCCTTCCACCGAGGCCAACCTCGCCAAGGCCGTCGCCCGCGTGCGCGAGGCCGCCGAGAACGGCGCCCGCCTCATCTGCCTGCCGGAGCTCTTCCGCGCGCAGTACTTCTGCCAGCGCGAGGACCACGCCCTCTTCTCCACCGCCGAGTCCATCCCCGGCCCCTCGACCGCCGCACTCGCCGAGGTCGTCCGCGAGCACAACATCGTCGTCATTGCCAGCCTCTTCGAGCGCCGGGCCGCGGGTCTGTACCACAACACCGCTGCCATCCTCGATCATGCCAGCGAGACCAAAGATAACATCGCCAGCATCTACCGCAAGATGCACATCCCCGACGACCCGCTCTACTACGAGAAGTTCTACTTCACGCCCGGCGATCTCGGCTTCCTCGCCCAGCACACCTCCGCCGGCCCCATCGGCACGCTCGTCTGCTGGGACCAGTGGTACCCCGAAGGCGCCCGCGTCACCGCGCTCAAAGGCGCCGAGACGCTCTTCTTTCCCACCGCCATCGGCTGGCACCCCAGCGAAAAGGTCGAGTACGGCGTCCGCCAGTACGACGCCTGGCAGACCATCCAGCGTGCCCACGCCATCGCCAACGGAGTCTTCGTCTGCGCAGTCAACCGCGTCGGCCACGAGCACGGAGACGTCATCCACGAAGGCGTCGAGATGCCCGGCCCCGGCGACCACACTCCGCAATCCGGCATCGAGTTCTGGGGCGGCAGCTTCATCGCAGACCCCTTCGGCCGCATCCTCGCCAAGGCCTCGCACGACAAGGAAGAGATTCTCTACGCCGATCTCGACAGCAAGGAAGTCGAGATCACCCGCCAGCACTGGCCCTTCCTCCGCGACCGCCGCATCGACGCCTACGGCGGCATCACCAGCCGCTTCCTCGACTAACACAATCCTTACAACGCGAGCATTCTGAAAGAAATTCCCGTCCAAACAGTGTGATATCGGCGCGTCATCAGTCAATCGTCGGATTCACCGTCATTCCGGGCTTCTTCATTGCAGGCCTATGCGCCTGGAAGCGTAGCCCCACAGAAGAAATAACTGTAATTGATACCCTCGCAACCGCTCCCAGCCTCGGCGAGCAGGTTGCCGGATTCAACCTATTCCGCAGCACGACAATTCCTATCCAGAAATAATTTCCCAAACGCTATCGTCTCCATGTATAAACATCTCGCCGGCCAGCCTGCTCGACCGACGCATTGAAACGTGTCAGCACGTTCAAACTCGTCACGCCGCACCTGTCCGCCGAACCCTGCAAGGAGCTTTCCATGCACCGCCACACCAGAACTCTCGCGGCCTTCGCCGCCGTCGTCCTTCTGCCGCTTGCCCTTACCGCCCAGCGCGAACCCCTCAAGCCCTCCGGCACCGGCGCCGTCCCACCCAAAACCTGGGTCGACAAGGACACCGGCCACCGCGTCTTCCGTCTCACCGACGAGCCCGGCTCCTCCGGCTTCTACTTCAACATCAACGCCTACACCCCCGATCTCAAGACGATGGTCTACTCCGCGCCCGACGGCATCCACGGCATGGACCTCGCCACCAAAAAGTCCTGGCTCATCGTCCCCAACCCGCCGCGCCCCGCAGGTGCTGACGAGAACCAGTTCCGCTTCGGCGGAGTCCATGCCATCATCGCCGGCCGCGTCACCAACTCCGTCTTCTACTCGCAGGCCGACCCCGTCACGCACGTTGTCACGCTCTACAAGGCCGATGTCTACACCAAAAAGATCACCAAACTCACCGCTCTGCCCAAGGGCATGAACGTCGCCACCATCAACGCCGACGAGACACTCGGCGCGGGCACCATCAACGACAACCGCGACAACTCCCGCGACTACGGCCAGCAGCGCGTCGCTCCCAAGGGCGTCCAGAACGGCCCGCTCGTGCAGCCCGCCAACAAGGGCGAGATGATGGAACAACGCCTCGCTGCCCGCATCCCACTCACGCTCTACACCATCAACCTCAAGACCGGCCATCTCACTCCACTGCTGCATTCCACCGACTGGGTCAACCACCTGCTCTTCAGCCCCAAGGACCCGCACTTGCTGATGTACTGCCATGAAGGCCCATGGCAGAAGGTCAACCGCATCTGGATGATCCACACCGACGGCACGCACAACACCCTCATCCACAAGCGCCGCATCGCCATGGAGATCGCCGGCCACGAGTTCTGGGGCATCGACGGCGAGACCATCTGGTACGACTGGCAGCCCATCAAGGGCCAGGACTTCTACCTCGCCGGCTACGACCTCCAGAACGGCAAGCGCACCGCCTACCACATGGAGCGCAACGACTGGTCCATCCACTTCAACCTCACCAAGGACCTCAACATCTTCACCGGCGATGGCGGCGATCCCGGCCAGGTCGCCCGCGCCAAGGACGGCGAGTGGATCGAGCTCTTCCACCCACACCTCGTCGACACCACCGGCGCGCTCAATGACCCCGACTTCTTCCAGCCCGGCTACTTCGTCTCCGAGCACCTCGTCAACATGGCCCACCACAACTACCGCCTCGAGCCCAACGTGCGCTTCTCCCCCGATGCCTCGATGGTCATCTTCACCAGCAACATGTTTGGCCCCAGCTACGTCTTCGGCGTCGAAGTGAACAAGGCCGACAACCCGCCCGCCGACGAAATCAAATCCACCCCAGCACTCGGCGAAGAGTTCAACCCCGGCAAACCAACACCCGTCCACGCCGTGCAGTAGACCGAACAACCGGGTGGCCCATCCTTTCGTCGTTCTTTGATGAAAGGGTGGGGTATCGGGCGGAGCCCGACCGCTTTCCGCCGATGGCAAAGCTACAATCTCTCCAGCGCAACTCTGGAGCCGCCACACATGATCCTCCCCTTCGCCCTGCTCGCTCTCACGCTCGCCCCGCAGGCAGCCGACACCACCACCCCGCCCTCCACCGTGCAGGTGAAGCTCACCGCCGAAGGCATCGGCGTGCAGATCTACAGCTGCGTTCAGCAGGACGGCAAGTTCCAGTGGAAGTTCCAGGAGCCGCAGGCCACGCTCTTCGACCGCACCACGCACCAGCCCGTCGGCACCCACTCCGCCGGCCCCACCTGGACGTGGAACGACGGCAGCGCCATCACCGGCAAGGTCGTTCAGTCGCAGCCGTCAGCCGGCAGCGTCGCTTGGCTGCTGCTTGACGCTACGCCCTCCGGTTCGACCATAGGCGCGCTCACCGGTGTCACCATGGTGCGCCGCTCCAACACACAAGGCGGAGCCGCCCCCGCCACCGGCTGCGACGCGCAGAACGTCGATGTCACCATCAAGGTTCCTTATCAGGCCACCTACACCTTCTACGAGCCCGCGCACTAACGCGTTAGAACGTCTCTCTCTTCTCCAGATGCTGTTCCACCTCGGCCTTCGTCCGCCACACATCGCGCCACTCTTTCTTCTCGAACAACGGCAGCTGGTCCGTATGGTGCGCGCACCCCGGCTGCGAGCAATCTCCATACGTCACCAGTGACTTCGCCTTGATCGGTGACGTAAACTCCACCGCCAGCGTAAAGCCATCGCCATGGATCGGCGTCTTGATCCCATCGATCAGCGGCCCAAACGTAATCACGCGAATGATCCCGAGATTGCCATACCCGCCATTCCCCGGCAGGTCCACCCCATTCAACGCAGTCCCGCGCGGAGCCGACACATCGCCATCGCTCTGCCCATTGATCTCCAGCCGCATCACCTCGCCCCACGGCCGGTCCAGCCGCCCATACGTCTTGATCGTCTCCTGCGCGGCCTCATCCAGCAGCTGCGCCGCGAGCTTCGGGTCCTTGATCCCTCGCGGCGTCGTCAGCGGCTCATTCACGTCATACTTCACTGCGAAGTTCTTCTGTCCCGCCGCCGTCTGCACACTCACCGCAGGATTCACAAACTTCTGCGCCCACGTATAAAACAGCAGCGCGCCGGTGCTTGACGCCTCAGCCTGCCGGTCCCACCCCTTCAGCACATCCGCAGCCTGCTTCGCCAGCGGAGTCCCATATGTCTGCGCAGCCGCCTCCAGCTCCGGCAGCATCCGGTCCGCCAGTTCCATCCGCGTCGACAGCTTCTTCTCCAGCAGCATCTCGTACGACATCTTCCCGTCCGGCAACAGACCGGTCGACAGCATCCTTAGCCCGCGGTCCGGCCGTAGCGCCGCAAACGTCGGCGACAGATACGCCGGAAAATCGCTCGC carries:
- a CDS encoding SGNH/GDSL hydrolase family protein, producing MKLSSASKALIAVTLTTMFCGVTPLHSQTASASIIDEPIEWTWAVRPEHPDPALPNVLLIGDSITRGYYPDVVKDLQGKANCYLYATSAAAGDPRLPGQLNDLFALYKVPFSVIHFNNGMHGWGYTETQYAGGLKTMLAAIRHHAPAARLLWASTTPVTEDSKGVGATNPRIDQRNALALSLMQQNKITVDDQHALMLQHQGLHNGTVHYKPEGYEVQAAQAAASITALLPAPKQ
- a CDS encoding glutamine synthetase family protein, which codes for MSSEFRNFLELSYEELEELNLKAKEQRKKRVSIDVIREERLAYLNDTPGIKAVTVLFSDLEGRLHMLDYDKKFLVKSYDNLTFDGSSIRGFTAQKESDLRLGLDWSAFYWVPADIFGAGKVLIFGEVIDKNGDHYSGDLRGVLKDYADAQYKKNGYTLNAANEIEGFLFEGLDAERNYPLIGKFEYTNQGGYYHSLPGDPLREFIDMTAEVQRAMGFENEKDHPEVAPSQFEINYSYGDVVAAADQIQLYKLICRQVATQMGMTASFLPKPVTGVNGSGMHTNVSITKGGKNLFWDPKGEEKISKLAWTFVDKILTHGNDICLLFNASVNSYRRLDPHFEAPNQIKASATDRGSMVRIPIGNEKSARVEVRSVGPDANPYLVLYTVFKTGLDGNLSKAKNLRQAERYLPDNIYTALEDFRAAEWCSTMLGADVKERYAELKQGSADRCPRLLGSQIKPCEIQFHHEVYNQLLWGQF
- a CDS encoding carbon-nitrogen hydrolase; the protein is MKNTTTRVALIQMSCEPSTEANLAKAVARVREAAENGARLICLPELFRAQYFCQREDHALFSTAESIPGPSTAALAEVVREHNIVVIASLFERRAAGLYHNTAAILDHASETKDNIASIYRKMHIPDDPLYYEKFYFTPGDLGFLAQHTSAGPIGTLVCWDQWYPEGARVTALKGAETLFFPTAIGWHPSEKVEYGVRQYDAWQTIQRAHAIANGVFVCAVNRVGHEHGDVIHEGVEMPGPGDHTPQSGIEFWGGSFIADPFGRILAKASHDKEEILYADLDSKEVEITRQHWPFLRDRRIDAYGGITSRFLD
- a CDS encoding oligogalacturonate lyase family protein, which gives rise to MHRHTRTLAAFAAVVLLPLALTAQREPLKPSGTGAVPPKTWVDKDTGHRVFRLTDEPGSSGFYFNINAYTPDLKTMVYSAPDGIHGMDLATKKSWLIVPNPPRPAGADENQFRFGGVHAIIAGRVTNSVFYSQADPVTHVVTLYKADVYTKKITKLTALPKGMNVATINADETLGAGTINDNRDNSRDYGQQRVAPKGVQNGPLVQPANKGEMMEQRLAARIPLTLYTINLKTGHLTPLLHSTDWVNHLLFSPKDPHLLMYCHEGPWQKVNRIWMIHTDGTHNTLIHKRRIAMEIAGHEFWGIDGETIWYDWQPIKGQDFYLAGYDLQNGKRTAYHMERNDWSIHFNLTKDLNIFTGDGGDPGQVARAKDGEWIELFHPHLVDTTGALNDPDFFQPGYFVSEHLVNMAHHNYRLEPNVRFSPDASMVIFTSNMFGPSYVFGVEVNKADNPPADEIKSTPALGEEFNPGKPTPVHAVQ
- a CDS encoding DUF3455 domain-containing protein; amino-acid sequence: MILPFALLALTLAPQAADTTTPPSTVQVKLTAEGIGVQIYSCVQQDGKFQWKFQEPQATLFDRTTHQPVGTHSAGPTWTWNDGSAITGKVVQSQPSAGSVAWLLLDATPSGSTIGALTGVTMVRRSNTQGGAAPATGCDAQNVDVTIKVPYQATYTFYEPAH